The Candidatus Methylomirabilota bacterium genome includes a window with the following:
- a CDS encoding sigma-54 dependent transcriptional regulator, with protein MRVLVVDDERSMRDLLAIMLRQSGYDVTVAESGESALGALKAEAFDLVITDLRMRKTDGLAVLRATKQHSPQTIVLVVTAYASTETAVEAMKLGAYDYITKPFKLEAIRLTIEKALERKRLQDENIVLKQQLRKERGFENFIGRSRKMLELFETIRKIADSTSTVMVTGESGTGKELAAVAIHHESPRRNAPFISVNCGAIPEGLMESELFGHLKGAFTGAVASTPGLFTAAEGGTLFLDEITEVPHSVQVKLLRAIQEREVRRVGDTHDLKIDVRLIAASNRDLTRAMADGLLREDLFYRLNVIPVHLPPLRERREDIPLLVAHFIEKISKAVGKSAQGVTPETLAILEGYLWPGNIRELENVIERAIVLGNGEMITPDALPPNLTRPADPKDVLLDIPDNGLDLEAHLERIEQRYIQQALERTGGNQTRAAEVLGLSFRQFRYKLQKYGHHGDR; from the coding sequence ATGCGGGTGCTCGTCGTCGACGATGAGCGCAGCATGCGCGATCTGCTGGCCATCATGCTGCGGCAGAGCGGGTACGACGTCACCGTCGCCGAGAGCGGCGAGAGCGCCCTCGGTGCGCTCAAGGCGGAGGCGTTCGACCTCGTCATCACCGACCTGCGGATGCGCAAGACCGACGGCCTGGCCGTGCTCCGGGCCACCAAGCAGCACTCGCCGCAGACCATCGTCCTGGTCGTCACGGCGTACGCCTCGACGGAGACCGCTGTCGAGGCCATGAAGCTCGGCGCGTACGACTACATCACGAAACCGTTCAAGCTGGAGGCGATCCGGCTCACCATCGAGAAGGCGCTCGAGCGCAAGCGGCTGCAGGACGAGAACATCGTGCTGAAGCAGCAGCTCCGGAAGGAGCGGGGCTTCGAAAACTTCATCGGCCGTAGCCGCAAGATGCTCGAGCTGTTCGAGACGATCCGCAAGATCGCCGATTCCACCTCGACCGTCATGGTCACGGGCGAAAGCGGCACGGGCAAGGAGCTGGCGGCGGTGGCGATCCACCACGAGAGCCCGCGGCGGAACGCGCCCTTCATCTCGGTCAACTGCGGCGCCATCCCCGAAGGCTTGATGGAGTCCGAGCTGTTCGGCCACCTGAAGGGCGCCTTCACCGGCGCCGTGGCCAGCACGCCGGGTCTGTTCACGGCCGCCGAGGGCGGCACGTTGTTCCTCGACGAGATCACCGAAGTCCCGCACTCCGTCCAGGTGAAGCTCTTGCGGGCGATCCAGGAGCGCGAGGTGCGGAGGGTCGGGGACACTCACGACCTCAAGATCGACGTGCGGCTCATCGCAGCGTCCAACCGTGATCTCACGCGCGCCATGGCTGACGGCCTTTTGCGGGAGGACCTCTTTTACCGACTGAACGTGATCCCCGTCCACCTGCCGCCGCTCCGCGAGCGCCGCGAGGACATCCCGCTCCTAGTCGCCCACTTCATCGAGAAGATCTCGAAGGCGGTAGGCAAGAGCGCCCAAGGGGTCACCCCGGAGACGCTGGCGATCCTCGAAGGCTATCTCTGGCCCGGGAACATCCGGGAGCTCGAGAACGTGATCGAGCGCGCGATCGTCCTGGGCAATGGCGAGATGATCACGCCCGATGCGTTGCCTCCGAACCTGACCCGACCCGCCGACCCCAAGGACGTCCTGCTCGACATCCCCGACAACGGCCTCGATCTGGAGGCACACCTGGAGCGCATCGAGCAGCGGTACATCCAGCAAGCGCTCGAGCGCACGGGCGGTAATCAGACACGGGCCGCCGAGGTTCTCGGCCTCAGCTTCCGCCAGTTCCGCTACAAGTTGCAGAAGTACGGGCATCACGGCGACCG